Proteins encoded together in one Pontiella desulfatans window:
- a CDS encoding family 43 glycosylhydrolase codes for MALTANAAVEITPVGDGTGYDILGTGAADNEATAYRSTGVVKSFDIDGDHAYGTEGLMMFGDGGAEINNRPFAGYHTQVGAGWATFSQGADISSVAQGYGQGPMDDPTAVISASVVDWGTVGSAVAGNAGVGTWSEVFTFTVDAAAPQQFRIGVISGTQGQSNGRWDPTALRISSGGVTNSVAGLENNTTYGAPNWVFFDIDLNGETSATFSIEGAQRLATQGVGLTGITFDVPPGGVLPTIPEIEYFVVAHTETEGLGKAAWSVSNATTVTILDAADQPVGGVSGLKGTVDITYTSGDTFTLVAASNGIVRTESKTITTTTTLDELVSFTFTDSPLTNYTDPAALTRRDPSDVIKVGDTWHVWYSKAAPGVTSGYDASVWHATSTNRGNSWVEQAEAVPRGANTNDWDVTSTFTPNILFHDGTYYLYYTAVGPGFNQGYNEEGKTRIGVSTSGSPYGPWTKYAGNPILIPSADTAKFDSFRVDDTCMAVREGNVWLYYKGRPWGLGSTATKMGVAVATNGVGPFVRQNGGDPVQLGGHEVQIWADEDEGIYSMVNGVGPAVLTYTIQYAPDGLNFTKYADISSSEPGAPGLFRWELTDPSLGCRPDWGVYGTRKIGRYEIDFPVPEVTFSFDAVSGVGPEAGVYRRDPSDIIKVGDTWHVWYSKPEGAANGPATIGHATSTNAGLDWVEQATAISRTTNSWDGGSAFTPNILLHEGTYYLYYTGVNDAYWSTSGYVEDQKFRIGVASSGSPYGPWTKYGGSPILVPSLDTSKFDSFRVDDSCLAVKDGEIWLYHKGRGWGLGPTETKMGVVIADDPLGPFVRQNGGDPVQLGGHEVQIWMDRYEGIYSMIGSVGPAELTHTIQYAADGMDFRFYADVSTSDPSAPGMYRTELTEPGTGEMPAWGMYGVSSLARFAVEYNTTPSTRILLDPGSIAEGNRLGDWIGDLDVASGSGYAFELLPIINTNDFLVGSAELAANTVFDSSVTNLVGLFIRASGASTIDGYFEVDVLDADGLRGWRLDQFGADVLAQTNLESTVWGDDANPDGDAFANIDEYAADTLPQDSNSVLRVESLVLDGSSLDLSWIGGVQATQYIETCSALTSNTVWTVVATNLPPTAISNAWNGTVSAETNAAMFRIKAVR; via the coding sequence ATGGCTCTAACAGCGAATGCCGCAGTCGAGATAACGCCGGTCGGGGACGGAACCGGCTATGACATCCTTGGAACGGGAGCGGCGGACAACGAAGCAACCGCTTACCGCTCGACGGGGGTGGTGAAGAGCTTCGATATTGATGGAGACCATGCATATGGTACGGAAGGTCTGATGATGTTCGGCGACGGTGGTGCCGAAATTAACAATCGACCCTTTGCGGGATACCATACCCAGGTGGGTGCGGGCTGGGCGACCTTCTCTCAGGGAGCTGATATCAGCAGTGTTGCCCAGGGCTATGGCCAGGGGCCGATGGATGATCCGACGGCCGTCATCAGCGCTTCAGTGGTGGACTGGGGAACGGTGGGTTCTGCGGTGGCTGGCAATGCTGGCGTAGGTACCTGGAGCGAGGTTTTCACGTTTACGGTTGATGCCGCAGCACCGCAGCAATTCCGTATTGGCGTGATTAGCGGAACGCAAGGTCAGTCGAACGGGCGCTGGGATCCGACGGCTTTACGCATCAGTTCCGGCGGAGTGACCAACTCGGTTGCCGGGCTGGAGAACAATACGACGTACGGTGCTCCCAACTGGGTTTTCTTTGATATCGATCTAAACGGCGAAACCAGCGCGACATTCAGCATCGAAGGAGCGCAGCGGCTTGCGACCCAGGGGGTGGGCTTAACCGGTATAACCTTTGATGTTCCTCCGGGCGGGGTTTTGCCAACCATTCCAGAGATCGAATATTTTGTCGTTGCCCACACGGAGACGGAGGGGCTGGGGAAAGCGGCGTGGTCGGTCTCGAATGCGACGACGGTGACGATTCTCGATGCCGCGGATCAACCGGTCGGCGGGGTCTCCGGACTGAAGGGCACGGTCGATATTACCTATACCTCCGGCGATACGTTCACCTTGGTGGCGGCGAGCAATGGCATTGTGCGGACGGAATCCAAAACCATTACCACGACGACCACATTGGATGAGCTGGTCAGCTTCACCTTTACCGATTCCCCGCTTACGAACTATACCGATCCCGCTGCGCTGACCCGCCGGGATCCCAGCGATGTGATCAAGGTGGGCGACACCTGGCATGTCTGGTACAGCAAGGCGGCTCCGGGCGTAACTTCCGGCTACGACGCGTCGGTTTGGCATGCAACTTCCACCAACCGGGGAAACAGCTGGGTCGAGCAGGCGGAAGCCGTTCCGCGCGGCGCCAATACGAACGACTGGGATGTGACCAGCACCTTCACCCCCAACATTCTGTTCCACGATGGCACCTACTATCTCTACTACACGGCGGTCGGCCCCGGTTTCAACCAGGGCTACAACGAAGAGGGCAAGACCCGCATCGGCGTATCGACGTCGGGCAGTCCCTACGGCCCGTGGACGAAATATGCCGGAAACCCGATTTTGATCCCGTCGGCGGATACGGCGAAGTTTGACAGCTTCCGGGTGGACGACACCTGCATGGCGGTTCGCGAAGGAAATGTGTGGCTCTATTACAAAGGGCGGCCTTGGGGGCTTGGATCTACGGCAACAAAGATGGGCGTTGCCGTTGCAACCAATGGTGTCGGGCCGTTTGTGCGGCAGAACGGTGGCGACCCGGTGCAGCTCGGCGGGCATGAAGTGCAGATCTGGGCGGATGAAGACGAAGGCATCTATTCGATGGTCAATGGCGTCGGTCCGGCGGTGCTGACCTATACGATTCAATATGCACCCGACGGCCTCAACTTCACCAAGTATGCCGACATTTCCTCCTCGGAGCCGGGCGCTCCGGGACTGTTCCGCTGGGAACTGACCGATCCCTCGCTGGGTTGCCGCCCCGACTGGGGCGTCTATGGAACCCGTAAGATCGGGCGTTATGAGATCGATTTTCCAGTTCCCGAGGTCACCTTCAGCTTTGACGCCGTCAGCGGGGTCGGGCCCGAGGCCGGTGTCTATCGCCGCGATCCTAGCGACATCATCAAGGTGGGCGACACCTGGCACGTTTGGTACAGCAAGCCCGAAGGCGCCGCCAATGGCCCTGCAACCATTGGGCACGCCACCTCCACCAATGCGGGACTCGATTGGGTCGAGCAGGCGACGGCGATTTCGCGCACCACGAACAGTTGGGATGGCGGCAGCGCGTTCACGCCCAACATTCTGCTGCACGAGGGCACCTACTATCTCTATTACACCGGCGTGAACGACGCATATTGGTCGACGAGCGGTTATGTAGAGGATCAAAAGTTCCGTATTGGCGTGGCTTCGTCGGGCAGCCCGTACGGGCCTTGGACCAAATATGGGGGAAGCCCTATTCTTGTGCCATCCCTGGACACTAGCAAGTTCGACAGCTTCCGCGTGGATGATTCCTGCCTGGCCGTGAAGGATGGCGAGATTTGGCTCTATCACAAAGGGCGTGGATGGGGACTCGGGCCGACGGAAACCAAAATGGGTGTGGTGATTGCCGACGATCCGCTCGGGCCGTTTGTGCGGCAGAACGGCGGCGATCCGGTACAGCTCGGTGGTCACGAAGTGCAGATCTGGATGGACCGATACGAAGGGATCTATTCCATGATCGGCAGCGTGGGTCCGGCCGAGCTCACGCACACCATCCAGTATGCCGCCGATGGAATGGACTTCCGGTTCTATGCCGATGTCTCCACATCCGATCCTTCTGCTCCCGGCATGTACCGCACCGAACTGACTGAGCCTGGAACCGGTGAAATGCCGGCGTGGGGCATGTATGGCGTCTCATCACTGGCGCGCTTTGCCGTCGAATACAACACAACTCCTTCAACACGCATTCTGCTGGATCCCGGCTCGATTGCGGAAGGCAACCGTCTGGGCGATTGGATCGGAGACCTGGATGTTGCCAGTGGTTCCGGCTATGCGTTTGAACTCCTGCCGATCATCAACACCAACGACTTCCTGGTGGGAAGTGCGGAGCTTGCGGCCAACACCGTTTTCGATTCATCGGTGACCAATCTGGTTGGACTGTTCATTCGAGCGTCTGGAGCATCAACCATCGATGGCTATTTCGAGGTTGATGTACTCGATGCCGATGGACTTCGGGGTTGGCGATTGGACCAGTTCGGTGCCGACGTGCTCGCGCAAACCAACCTCGAATCCACGGTCTGGGGCGATGATGCCAATCCCGACGGGGATGCCTTTGCCAACATCGATGAGTACGCCGCCGACACGCTTCCGCAGGATTCCAACTCCGTGCTGCGGGTCGAGTCGTTGGTCTTGGATGGCTCCTCGTTGGATCTTTCATGGATCGGCGGCGTGCAGGCCACGCAGTATATCGAAACCTGTTCCGCGCTGACCAGCAACACGGTCTGGACGGTCGTGGCCACCAACCTGCCGCCGACCGCCATTTCCAATGCCTGGAACGGAACCGTCTCTGCGGAAACCAATGCTGCCATGTTCCGCATTAAAGCCGTCCGTTAA
- a CDS encoding sulfatase-like hydrolase/transferase — protein MISKRIQNAAFIAGLMAFAANAAIDISVVGDGAGYDETGVTAYRSTSVAKGFDADGNNEYGSEGLFFFGTGTTAANNQAFSVHTQSGAGWATFAQGAQFGSVSEQTNYGPYDDPTLSGSDVADWTICGIGVATGGGVGNWAEVLTFSIDAATPEMFRIGIMSGTQGDSTGKWDPTGLRLSVDGGLAAEITGLENTSGSTPGWVFFDVDLNGETSGTFSLEGQNRLADQGTAISGVIFDLFAGSEVDDPPVADEQSVRTLPDTPVDITLTGTDPEGSNLTYNVQMQPSHGTLSGATNVWTYSPANGYQGRDSFTFTVNDGQTNSAPATVSIWVTSNRPNFIIIFTDDQGYADLGCFGGTHVSTPRIDQMAAEGAKLTSFYVAGNICTPSRAALMTGCYPERIGMADGVFLTADTRGLNPDEVTIAEVLKSAGYATGMVGKWHLGDQPEFLPTRQGFEEYFGIPYSHDIHPYHPNRGDEFSPLPLLDGGEVIELEPDADYLTQRVTEHAIDFIERHREEPFFLYVPHPAPHRPISISPPFLDGVSPSILDALAAEEENDTIYYEIRDDLYYRAINEVDWSVGQILDTLVEQGIDANTLVIFTSDNGPSKAALGLATPLRGNKGDTWEGGMRMPTVVRWPGAIPADTEIDEVMSTMDLLPTFAGLAGADVPHDRVIDGRDIWPVLTEGAESPHEAFFYYDVNTLQAVRSGKWKLRLGKLYDLEADIGESTDVASAYPDIVTQLEGYMSGCVADIAANSRPAGSVETAYPLTRVSSTVDVVGDGMGYNETGAAAQGFRSTNIFKSFDLGDHVYGTSGTLFFGDGSTTGEAQAFSVNLDGLPAWVTNYSEGATLGSAPVAVFATYPKIDDPTLAPGNDVADMPNTGHVAAENSGAGTWSEVLKFSVGQSTPGFRLGIMSGHEANGDGRWDPTGIRVSVAGGAAVAAEATNLENLTNTAGMVFFDVATDGTTADTFAIEAQQRLADQGVAIAGITFDVLPPDDLEIVFDPAFSNNTFNVEWESRVGLTYILEGCASLTNGEWVAVSNEEIVATPPTNRFSGQANTNGHYFYRLNIKY, from the coding sequence ATGATATCAAAGCGAATCCAGAATGCAGCATTCATTGCGGGGCTTATGGCCTTTGCGGCGAACGCGGCCATCGACATTTCGGTGGTTGGCGATGGCGCGGGCTACGACGAAACCGGGGTGACGGCCTATCGTTCAACGAGCGTGGCCAAAGGCTTCGATGCCGACGGAAACAACGAATATGGATCCGAAGGGCTGTTTTTCTTCGGAACCGGAACCACGGCCGCCAACAACCAGGCTTTTTCCGTCCACACGCAATCAGGCGCGGGCTGGGCAACTTTTGCCCAGGGAGCGCAGTTTGGATCGGTGAGTGAGCAAACCAATTATGGCCCCTACGACGACCCGACGCTGAGTGGAAGCGATGTGGCGGACTGGACGATATGCGGGATCGGCGTGGCGACGGGCGGCGGCGTTGGAAACTGGGCGGAAGTGTTGACCTTCTCGATCGATGCCGCAACACCTGAAATGTTCCGCATCGGCATCATGTCGGGCACCCAGGGCGATTCGACCGGAAAATGGGATCCGACGGGGCTTCGGCTTTCCGTAGATGGCGGACTTGCCGCCGAAATCACCGGGCTGGAAAACACGTCCGGCTCAACCCCCGGCTGGGTGTTCTTCGATGTGGATCTGAATGGCGAAACCAGCGGCACTTTTTCGCTGGAGGGTCAAAACCGGTTGGCGGACCAAGGTACCGCGATCAGCGGCGTGATCTTTGATCTGTTTGCGGGTTCGGAGGTGGATGACCCTCCGGTCGCGGATGAGCAGAGCGTGCGCACGCTGCCCGACACCCCGGTGGACATTACGCTGACCGGCACCGATCCGGAGGGCAGCAACCTGACGTATAACGTGCAGATGCAACCGTCCCACGGTACGCTTTCAGGTGCAACGAATGTGTGGACTTACTCACCGGCGAACGGATATCAGGGAAGGGACAGCTTCACATTCACCGTCAACGACGGGCAGACCAACAGCGCCCCGGCCACGGTGTCGATTTGGGTCACGAGCAACCGGCCCAATTTTATCATCATTTTTACGGACGATCAGGGGTACGCGGATCTGGGCTGTTTCGGCGGAACGCACGTCAGCACGCCGCGCATCGACCAAATGGCGGCGGAGGGGGCGAAGCTGACCAGTTTTTATGTGGCGGGCAACATTTGCACGCCGTCCCGCGCAGCGCTGATGACGGGGTGTTATCCCGAGCGCATCGGCATGGCCGACGGGGTGTTCCTGACTGCGGATACCCGCGGGTTGAACCCGGACGAAGTGACGATTGCCGAGGTGCTGAAATCGGCGGGCTATGCCACCGGCATGGTCGGCAAGTGGCATCTGGGCGACCAGCCGGAGTTTTTGCCAACCCGGCAGGGCTTTGAGGAATATTTCGGCATTCCCTACAGCCACGACATTCATCCCTACCATCCCAACCGGGGCGATGAATTTTCCCCGCTACCGCTGTTGGACGGTGGCGAGGTGATCGAGCTGGAACCCGATGCGGATTATTTGACGCAGCGGGTGACCGAGCATGCGATCGACTTTATCGAACGGCATAGGGAGGAGCCGTTTTTCCTGTATGTCCCGCATCCGGCGCCGCACCGGCCCATCAGCATCTCCCCGCCATTCCTGGACGGGGTCTCGCCGTCTATTCTGGACGCACTGGCCGCGGAGGAAGAGAACGACACGATCTACTATGAAATTCGCGATGATCTCTACTATCGCGCGATCAACGAGGTGGACTGGTCGGTCGGGCAAATCCTCGACACTTTGGTGGAGCAGGGGATCGACGCCAATACGTTGGTCATCTTCACCTCGGACAACGGCCCCTCCAAGGCGGCGCTTGGATTGGCAACGCCATTGAGAGGGAACAAGGGTGATACCTGGGAAGGCGGCATGCGCATGCCGACCGTCGTCCGCTGGCCGGGCGCGATACCGGCCGATACGGAGATCGATGAAGTGATGTCAACGATGGATCTGCTTCCCACGTTTGCCGGTCTTGCCGGAGCCGACGTGCCGCATGATCGCGTGATTGACGGACGGGATATCTGGCCGGTTTTGACGGAAGGCGCGGAGAGTCCGCACGAAGCCTTTTTCTATTATGATGTAAACACGCTGCAGGCGGTGCGCTCCGGGAAGTGGAAGCTGCGTCTGGGCAAGCTGTACGATTTAGAGGCGGACATTGGAGAGAGCACGGACGTGGCGTCAGCCTATCCCGATATCGTGACGCAGCTCGAAGGATACATGAGCGGTTGCGTGGCGGACATCGCCGCGAACAGCCGTCCCGCAGGCTCCGTGGAGACGGCCTATCCCCTGACGCGGGTCTCCAGCACGGTCGATGTGGTCGGCGATGGCATGGGCTACAATGAAACCGGCGCCGCCGCGCAGGGCTTCCGATCCACGAATATCTTCAAAAGTTTCGATCTGGGCGATCACGTGTACGGCACGTCGGGAACTCTGTTTTTCGGCGACGGAAGCACGACGGGCGAGGCCCAGGCCTTCAGCGTCAACCTGGATGGCCTCCCGGCATGGGTAACGAACTATTCCGAAGGAGCAACGCTGGGCAGCGCGCCTGTAGCGGTATTCGCAACCTATCCCAAAATCGACGATCCCACGCTGGCTCCGGGCAACGATGTTGCCGACATGCCCAACACGGGACATGTTGCCGCCGAAAACAGCGGGGCGGGAACCTGGTCTGAGGTGCTGAAGTTCTCGGTCGGCCAGTCCACGCCCGGATTCCGGCTGGGCATTATGTCGGGACACGAAGCAAACGGCGACGGCCGTTGGGATCCGACGGGGATCCGCGTGTCGGTGGCCGGCGGGGCTGCCGTTGCGGCCGAAGCAACGAATCTTGAAAACCTCACCAATACCGCCGGCATGGTCTTTTTCGATGTGGCCACCGACGGCACGACCGCCGACACCTTTGCCATCGAAGCCCAGCAGCGGCTGGCGGATCAGGGCGTTGCGATTGCCGGCATCACCTTCGATGTCCTTCCGCCCGACGATCTGGAGATTGTGTTTGATCCGGCTTTTTCGAACAATACATTCAACGTGGAGTGGGAGAGCCGTGTCGGACTCACCTATATACTTGAGGGATGCGCGTCCCTGACGAACGGCGAATGGGTAGCCGTCAGCAACGAGGAAATCGTTGCCACCCCGCCGACGAACCGCTTTTCCGGGCAGGCCAATACGAACGGACACTATTTTTACCGACTAAACATTAAATATTAA
- a CDS encoding PEP-CTERM sorting domain-containing protein — translation MKKTIGIALGLGLACASNASIVVHGSTTAYQENNKDWVSATANDIDAVAGYGTDGFLMFGDGSANLTKTAGQAWGTDVRSTPSYVTAFAAGANFASIAEDQPAYASYDDPVALDGTDTLGGFAVATSGNGIGSYSELMTFTISGLAADTTVRVGVLGNIDGQTDGRWIPTSITLSDGTSSATVGDHTTSPLANAVASTDWVFFDIDADGTYALGGTQRLAGQGIGVAGVTFDSIPEPATLGLVAAFGGGVLFIRRRFRM, via the coding sequence ATGAAGAAAACGATAGGGATAGCATTGGGATTGGGGCTTGCGTGCGCTTCCAACGCCTCGATTGTAGTCCATGGTAGCACCACGGCCTATCAGGAGAACAATAAAGACTGGGTCAGTGCAACCGCTAACGACATCGATGCCGTCGCAGGGTACGGAACGGACGGCTTCCTTATGTTTGGAGACGGCAGTGCCAACTTAACCAAAACTGCTGGTCAAGCTTGGGGGACGGATGTGCGGAGTACTCCCAGCTATGTGACCGCCTTTGCTGCGGGTGCGAATTTTGCTTCCATAGCGGAGGACCAGCCTGCTTACGCAAGTTATGACGATCCGGTTGCTTTGGATGGAACGGATACCTTGGGCGGGTTTGCTGTGGCGACATCTGGCAACGGTATAGGTTCATATTCGGAATTGATGACGTTCACCATCTCGGGGCTTGCTGCGGACACGACCGTTCGCGTCGGGGTGCTCGGCAACATCGATGGCCAAACCGATGGGCGCTGGATTCCCACGTCGATCACGTTGAGCGATGGAACATCCAGTGCCACGGTGGGCGACCATACCACGAGTCCGCTTGCTAACGCTGTAGCCAGTACGGATTGGGTTTTCTTCGATATCGATGCCGATGGGACCTACGCTCTCGGCGGAACCCAGCGTTTGGCGGGTCAGGGTATCGGGGTTGCAGGCGTGACCTTCGATTCAATTCCGGAACCGGCGACGCTGGGACTGGTTGCCGCATTCGGCGGAGGTGTTCTGTTTATCCGCCGTCGTTTCAGGATGTAG